In Thermogemmata fonticola, the genomic stretch AGTCGGGTGCTCTGCTCGCGGCTGCTTGCCTGGCGGAAGTCATCGGCGGCGCGGTCCCGCTGGCCGAGCATCCAGTGGGCGGCGCCGAGGTAGTACCACGCGACGGGATCGCTGGGGTCGTGGAGCAGCGCCTGTTCCGCGGCTTGGGCGGCCTGGGGGAAGCGTCCCTGGCGGTAGGCCTGGATGGCCTGGTGGAGGTGGGAGCGGGCCAGTTGCGGGTTTGTGGGTTGCTCCTGGGGCGGCCGGCGCAGGGGCGCGAGAGGATCGTGGACAGCGAGGCGGGCTTGCTCAGCCAGGGCGACCCAGGAACGCTGGGCTTGGCGGGCCGGTTCATAGGCGGGGCTTTGCCGGGCCTGGTCCAGGTGCGCCAGGGCTTCCGCCGGCTGTTGGGCCAGGACGGCGGCCAGTGCCAGCAGCACGTGGGCCTGCGCCGCTTCCTCCGAGGCGGGATCGGCCCGTTGGAGCACTTTGCGGGCGGCTTGTTGGGCGGCGGGAACGTCGGCGGGCCGGCGGGCTTCCGCCAGCAGTTGCAGCCAGAGCTGGAGCAGCTCGGCGTCGCTCGGAGTCTGGGCCAGCTTCTGCCGCAGGTTCTCCTGCTGCTGTTGGGCCTGACGCAGCTCCGCTTGTAGTTCCTGCTCCCGCTTCTGGGCGGCGGCTTGCAACTGCTCCCGCAGCCGTTTCTGCTCCGCGGCCGCTTGCTCCTGCAAACTCCGGCGTTCTTTGGCAAAGGCGTCCGCCTGCTGTTGCACCTGCTGTTGCAAGCGCTGGAGGGCAGCCGTCAGGGTGCGCTTGTCCTCTTGCAGTTGCCGCAGTTGCTGCACGTCCGGCTTGCTGTTAAGCAGGGCGATGGCACGGCGCTGGGCTTCCAGCAGAGCGGCGGGATCGTACTGATCCGCCAGGAGGCGGGCCGCTTGCAGCTCCTTGGCCAACGCGAGCAGTTGCTGCTGGAACTGCTGCGCCTGCTTTTCCAGATTCTGCCGTTGTGTGAGGCTGGCTTGCAGTTCCTTGTCCAGCTTTTGCATCTGTTGGCGGACCTGAGCCAGGTCAGCCTCCAGCTTCTTGCGCTGGTCCCCGGCGTTGCGCAGTTCCTTTTCGACTTCCTCTCGCCGGGCGAGGGCCGTACGCAGGTCGTCCTGCACTTTGGTGAGGTTCTTTTCCAGTTGTTGCCGCTCGGTTTCCAATTGCTTGCGGGTCTCGGCGGCGGCTTGCAAAGTTCGCTCCACCTGCTGGAGCCGGCTTTGGACCTGCTGGAGTTGCTGGGCGGTCTGTTGCGCTTGCTGGGCGAGGCGCTGGTTTTCATCATCCTTGAGGCGGGCGGCCTCCTGGGTTTGGTTCAGTTGCTGCTGGGCCTGTTCGAGTTGTTGCCGGGCTTGGGTCAATTCTGTGGACAGAGCAGTGAGGCGTTGTTCGGCTTCGCGGTTGCGGCTTTCCAGAGCGGCGGTCGGGCCGATGGCGCCCGTGAAGTAAAGGGCAGCTCCCACTCCGACAGGCAGGGCCAAACCGAGCAGGGTCCCTCCGACCCAAGCTCCGAAGCGGCTGGCGGCGGGAGCAGGGGCCGCTCGGCGGCGCAGGTCCTCGGCTTCCGGCGGCGGAGCAGCCAGACTGGACGGGATCGGGGCCGCTGCTGGGACCGAGGCGGCCTGAGCTTCGGCGGCGATCTCCTGCGGTGTAGGACGCGACAGAATCGCCGAACTGCTCGGCTTGATCACCGCGGAGCGCGGACCGGAGGGAACCGCCGGCTCACCGCTGAAGAGATCGGAAGACGGGGTGGCCACCGGCGCTTCCTCGACGCTCCATTCGATGATGCCGCTGTCGGTCGGCTGGACCGTGGGTTTGGGGCTGGGGTGAGCTGGGGGAGCCGCCGTCCCGCCGAGCAGCTCCGTGCCTGCTTGGAAATCGAAGTCCGCGTCGAAGATGCTGGAGGGATCGCGCGGCGGAGGCGGAACCGCCGAGAGGATATGCTCCTGCGGGTCCTCGACGTACATTTCCGGGATGGTCGCTTCCGAGGGGGGCTGACGGCGGACCGGGGATGGCAGAATGTCCGAGGACGCGGCCTTTTCCGCCTCCTCCAGTTCCTTGGGGACCGGGCCAAGGTCCACGTCGATGTCGAAGCCGGACTCCGTGGACGAACCGGGGCGCAGGGTCCGTCCCACACCGGGGTTGGGAATGTGGACGGCGGAGGAATGGTGGCCCGGTTGCATCAGGTCCGCCAAAATGTTGGAGGCTTCCGGCATGGGGAGCGGGGCGGCACCGTAATCCGGGGCATCCGACGGCGGCTGAAGCTGACCGCTGGAAATGTCCTCAGCCAGTGGCGGAGCGGAAGCGGAACCCGACGGCGGCCGGCGCATTCCCCCCAGGAAGGACAACGCGCTGTCCTCTCCTTCCGACCAGGCCGGACGCGCACTGTGGATGTTCGAGCTTTCCGTGCCCGGAGGGGTCAGGAACGGCCCGAAGAGATTGGAGCTTTCCGCAGCCGGTCCCGGCGGCGGGGCCGAAGCATGGATATCCGAGCTGACTTCCCCACCCGATGGAGCTGCGGCTAAAGAGGCCGCCGAGGCTGTTTCTTCGTTCCCTGCCAACGGGGGAACAGTTGGGGCAGCGGGAAGCGGTGCCTCGGTTCCTTCCGGCGGTTGGCTCGCCGCAGGGAGATCGACAGCGGGTGGAGCCACGGCCTGCGGATCGACAGGGCCTTCTGCCCCCAGCTCCACGTCCTCAGCCAGCGGAACTTCTTCGGCTTCCGGCAGCTCACTTCCTGCGGACGAAGAAGCATCGCGGGACGAAGCCGCAGACGATGGAGGCGAACCGACGAAGCTTTCCGCTCCAGCCGTCCAGGCACTGGTTGGACGAATTGGATGAGCCGAGGCGGAAGTTACACTCCCTGGCCCAGGAGGCGGGGCATCCAGGGGGATAGCGGCCTCATCTTCCCAAGCGGAGGCGGCCGGAGGGGATGGCTCCGCGGCCTGATCAGCCGGTGGGCCTGCCGTCGCCGCGAAAAGATCGGCTAGCTCCGGGGGCAATTCGCCGGGCGAAGCCGCCGGGAGGAACTCCGGCCCCGTTCCCGCCGTTGGCTCTGGCTCAGGCTGTCTTTCCGCTTGTCTTTCCGAAGGGGGAACATCGGATGGCTGATTCATGATCGCTCCACTCCCTGCCCTGACTGATATGGGATAATGGTCCGGCTTGGTTCCGCTGCGGAACCGCGGCCTGGCGGAGCTTCCCTGCTTCTGAATCCCGTTCCCGGCCGTCATCCTTCAAGGCGTGCGCCAAGGGGATTGACTCCATTGTCTGTGCGTGGCTGAGGCGATGCAATGGTTTTTTACCACATTTTCCCCCTCCTTGGTGCTCCTCGTCGGGGAATCGGAAGAATTGGGACGCGGACTTGTTGGCGGAGGTGAAATTTTGCCGCTTCACTCGCAAAAGCAGGAGGCCGCCGGGGCTGCGGTTTCCCCCTTGCCTGGAAAGCGGGCAG encodes the following:
- a CDS encoding tetratricopeptide repeat protein, which gives rise to MNQPSDVPPSERQAERQPEPEPTAGTGPEFLPAASPGELPPELADLFAATAGPPADQAAEPSPPAASAWEDEAAIPLDAPPPGPGSVTSASAHPIRPTSAWTAGAESFVGSPPSSAASSRDASSSAGSELPEAEEVPLAEDVELGAEGPVDPQAVAPPAVDLPAASQPPEGTEAPLPAAPTVPPLAGNEETASAASLAAAPSGGEVSSDIHASAPPPGPAAESSNLFGPFLTPPGTESSNIHSARPAWSEGEDSALSFLGGMRRPPSGSASAPPLAEDISSGQLQPPSDAPDYGAAPLPMPEASNILADLMQPGHHSSAVHIPNPGVGRTLRPGSSTESGFDIDVDLGPVPKELEEAEKAASSDILPSPVRRQPPSEATIPEMYVEDPQEHILSAVPPPPRDPSSIFDADFDFQAGTELLGGTAAPPAHPSPKPTVQPTDSGIIEWSVEEAPVATPSSDLFSGEPAVPSGPRSAVIKPSSSAILSRPTPQEIAAEAQAASVPAAAPIPSSLAAPPPEAEDLRRRAAPAPAASRFGAWVGGTLLGLALPVGVGAALYFTGAIGPTAALESRNREAEQRLTALSTELTQARQQLEQAQQQLNQTQEAARLKDDENQRLAQQAQQTAQQLQQVQSRLQQVERTLQAAAETRKQLETERQQLEKNLTKVQDDLRTALARREEVEKELRNAGDQRKKLEADLAQVRQQMQKLDKELQASLTQRQNLEKQAQQFQQQLLALAKELQAARLLADQYDPAALLEAQRRAIALLNSKPDVQQLRQLQEDKRTLTAALQRLQQQVQQQADAFAKERRSLQEQAAAEQKRLREQLQAAAQKREQELQAELRQAQQQQENLRQKLAQTPSDAELLQLWLQLLAEARRPADVPAAQQAARKVLQRADPASEEAAQAHVLLALAAVLAQQPAEALAHLDQARQSPAYEPARQAQRSWVALAEQARLAVHDPLAPLRRPPQEQPTNPQLARSHLHQAIQAYRQGRFPQAAQAAEQALLHDPSDPVAWYYLGAAHWMLGQRDRAADDFRQASSREQSTRLSYRELNNLLSPIQGPVRNALEAARP